The sequence ATCAAAGATCAAGTAGTCCTTTTTTAGAGTAGAAGTCTTATTATACAGTTTAAGTTGGTTTCGTGGAGTGACTTTTGAGTTGTATTAAGTGTCAAATAAGAGCATTCAGGTAGTGCCTGTAGCTCATTGCTTCCTGAGTTTGCCGGTGTTGTGCTTTGTGCGCACTGCGCATGTACCTGTAGAATTTCTGTTTCTCTATAATTGGCACAGCTGATATGCATGAAAAGAATGATCAAGAATCTGTACCGAAGCTATGTAGAGCAGAATTTGCATATGCACTTCCATATAAATTGCTTGAACATGCTCCTGGGCTCCTGGCACATGGCAAAATTGCTCCATACACAGTTTCGACACATGCATGTGACTGATGAAACACTGTGATATGGTTTTCACCTTATTGTTAAATCTTCCATATAAGTAGAAGCTCCAGGTGAAGCAATTCTGTAGAAAGCTTATCCGGACATTTCATACTGTCTGCCTGCTATTTGAGTGATGCGCATGCAGTAATCACGGTCTGTCATCAATTTCTCTCTTCTGTTTTACTGAATTCTCAAAGCAGCTCAGCCAATCTCAAGACCACTTCTGCACTCCATCTTTCTACAGCTCTTCTTTCAGTGGAGAATTTGTAACAAATGTGTTGCTTCTTATCTGCAAATAGCTGTCTCTTGATGGATCTGCTCACAACTAGGTTGTACCTGGCAGCTTGAATTCCACTTAGCCTAAATGATACTTTGAATAGTGCTTCAGTGGTCAGAAGTCAGAGCTGAGAGCGACAAATACTATGTCCAGATTCACTCCGGAAGTATGATCAAACTGCTTCATGGAAATTGTTTTTTGACAGATCCACAGGTGCAACCATCTTCCTAGCAGTGTGCACAGAGGTAATCTGGAATAGTAGCATCATCCTTCATTTTCATCTCCATTGCTATTAGATTCAGCAAGGCATAAATCTCTGTCGATCCCGGATGAGTCTTATCCTGGGCAATGAACCTGCATAGCCCTCCACCAACATCAATCTCACTAAATCCAGGTACCTTCTTTACACCCCTCTCCTCCATCACCTTTCTCACTTTCTTTGCCTCTTGCCACCGCCTAGCAACAGCGTAGATATTGGACAAGCCAATGTACCTGCCATCATGGTCTGGCTGCAATTGGACAAGCTGCCTGCCGACTACCTTCCCCAGCTCCACCCATCCGTGCAAATGGCAGGCGTTCAGGAGAGCACCAAGCACAGAAACACTGGGTTTCATTGGCATACCTCTAATAACACCGTATGCTTCCTCCAAGCGGCCTGCTCGACCAAGCACATCTATCAGGCAGGCGTAATGCTCGACATGCGGTCTGAGCCCTTGCGCTTCAAGCGAGCGAAAGAACCTCCAAGCCTCATCCACCAGACCACCGTGCACACAAGCGCTCAACAAACAAAGGTAAGTGATCTCGTCCGGTGCAACTCCAGCACGCTGCATCTCCCCGAACATCTCCACGGACTCCCAGCCCATGCCATGCACTGCCAGCCCGCCGATCACAGCGTTCCATATCAGAACATCGGTGCTCTCTGCTGGCACAGCCCAGAACACCCCGAGCGCCTCGCCAATCGCCCCGCACTTGGCGTACATGTCGACGAGCGAGGTCGCGAGCTTGAGGTTGAGTGGGAAGCCGCGCTCCCTCAGGCACCGGTGCACCCACCTCCCCCGCTCGAGGTCCCCCAGGTGCGCGCACGCGCCGAGCACACTGACCATCGTGACGTCGTTCGCCCTCACCCCGCCGCCGTCCTCCGCCGTCG is a genomic window of Phragmites australis chromosome 24, lpPhrAust1.1, whole genome shotgun sequence containing:
- the LOC133907416 gene encoding pentatricopeptide repeat-containing protein At5g08305, producing MPPPSLPLPAHLLRHLHGRALTTLLLDPLIRSTSSSATPSLSFSLFLLLLRAALRPSHLTFPFLARAAARLSAPSLAAALHAHPLRLGILPADLHVANSLVHMYAACALPNHARRVFDEISRPNLVSWNALLDGYAKCRDLPAAQQVFARMPRRDVISWSAMIDGCVKCGEHRAALAVFEMMENAATAEDGGGVRANDVTMVSVLGACAHLGDLERGRWVHRCLRERGFPLNLKLATSLVDMYAKCGAIGEALGVFWAVPAESTDVLIWNAVIGGLAVHGMGWESVEMFGEMQRAGVAPDEITYLCLLSACVHGGLVDEAWRFFRSLEAQGLRPHVEHYACLIDVLGRAGRLEEAYGVIRGMPMKPSVSVLGALLNACHLHGWVELGKVVGRQLVQLQPDHDGRYIGLSNIYAVARRWQEAKKVRKVMEERGVKKVPGFSEIDVGGGLCRFIAQDKTHPGSTEIYALLNLIAMEMKMKDDATIPDYLCAHC